In one Musa acuminata AAA Group cultivar baxijiao chromosome BXJ2-5, Cavendish_Baxijiao_AAA, whole genome shotgun sequence genomic region, the following are encoded:
- the LOC103986082 gene encoding calcium-dependent protein kinase 16 encodes MGNCCRSPAAVARKDVKTHFPGARHDHGGPGARGKNHDHDDDHHQQQNGGGGGHSKRMTVLSSDAKSEGAVEERYVLDRELGRGEFGVTYLCMDRDTRELFACKSISKRKLRTAVDVEDVRREVAIMRHLPRSPSIVSLREACEDDGAVHLVMELCEGGELFDRIVARGHYSERAAAVVMKTIVEVVQLCHRHGVIHRDLKPENFLFANKKENSPLKAIDFGLSIFFKPGERFSEIVGSPYYMAPEVLKRNYGPEIDIWSAGVILYILLCGVPPFWAETEQGVAQAILRGIIDFKREPWPSVSENAKNLVRQMLEPDLKLRLTAKQVLEHPWLQNAKKAPNVPLGDVVKSRLKQFSRMNRFKRKALRVIADHLSNEEVEDIKEMFRMMDTDNDGIVSHDELKSGLAKFGSHLMESEVQMLIEAVDTNGKGTLDYGEFVAVSLHLQRMANDEHIRRAFSFFDKDGNGFIEPEELRVALAEDGSPDSMDVANDILQEVDTDKDGRISYDEFVAMMKTGTDWRKASRHYSRGRFNSLSIRLMKDGSLNLGNE; translated from the exons ATGGGCAACTGCTGTCGTTCGCCAGCGGCCGTGGCCCGGAAGGATGTCAAGACCCACTTCCCCGGAGCCCGCCACGACCATGGCGGCCCCGGCGCCCGTGGCAAGAACCACGACCACGACGACGACCACCACCAGCAACAgaacggtggcggcggcggccacTCCAAGCGGATGACGGTGCTGAGCAGCGATGCCAAGTCGGAGGGTGCGGTCGAGGAGAGGTACGTGCTTGACCGGGAGCTCGGCCGCGGGGAGTTCGGCGTCACCTACCTCTGCATGGATCGCGACACCAGGGAGCTCTTCGCTTGCAAGTCGATCTCGAAGCGGAAGCTGCGGACGGCGGTGGACGTGGAGGACGTGCGGCGGGAGGTGGCCATAATGCGGCACCTGCCGAGGAGCCCCAGCATCGTGAGCCTGCGGGAGGCGTGCGAGGACGACGGCGCCGTTCACTTGGTGATGGAGCTGTGCGAGGGCGGGGAGCTTTTCGATCGCATCGTGGCGAGGGGGCACTACTCGGAGCGCGCGGCGGCCGTCGTCATGAAGACGATCGTCGAGGTCGTGCAGCTGTGCCATCGGCATGGCGTCATCCACCGTGACCTCAAGCCGGAGAACTTTTTGTTCGCTAACAAGAAGGAGAACTCGCCATTGAAGGCAATCGACTTCGGGCTGTCTATATTCTTTAAGCCTG GTGAAAGGTTTTCTGAGATTGTTGGAAGCCCGTACTACATGGCTCCTGAAGTTCTAAAGCGGAATTATGGACCAGAGATTGACATATGGAGTGCGGGAGTTATTCTCTACATCCTCCTATGTGGAGTTCCCCCATTTTGGGCTG AAACCGAACAGGGAGTTGCACAAGCCATTCTTCGTGGGATTATAGATTTCAAGCGTGAACCATGGCCTAGTGTCTCAGAAAATGCTAAAAATTTGGTTCGGCAGATGTTGGAACCTGACCTCAAGCTTCGGTTAACGGCAAAGCAAGTGCTTG AACATCCTTGGCTTCAAAATGCTAAAAAAGCTCCGAATGTACCACTTGGTGATGTTGTCAAGTCAAGGCTGAAGCAGTTTTCGAGGATGAATAGATTTAAAAGGAAAGCATTGAGG GTTATTGCTGATCACTTGTCTAACGAAGAAGTTGAAGACATAAAAGAGATGTTTAGGATGATGGACACTGACAACGATGGCATTGTTTCGCATGATGAACTCAAATCTGGACTTGCTAAGTTTGGTTCACACCTTATGGAGTCTGAAGTGCAGATGCTCATTGAAGCT GTTGATACCAATGGAAAAGGGACCCTAGATTATGGAGAGTTTGTAGCTGTATCTCTTCATCTACAAAGAATGGCAAATGATGAGCATATCAGGAGGGCCTTCTCCTTTTTTGACAAAGACGGGAATGGCTTTATTGAACCAGAGGAACTGCGTGTGGCACTAGCAGAAGATGGATCTCCTGATAGCATGGATGTTGCAAACGACATTTTACAAGAAGTTGATACTGACAAG GATGGGCGAATCAGCTACGATGAATTTGTGGCAATGATGAAGACTGGGACAGATTGGAGAAAGGCTTCACGGCACTACTCAAGAGGAAGATTTAACAGTCTCAGCATCAGACTAATGAAGGATGGGTCCTTAAACTTGGGCAATGAATGA
- the LOC103986078 gene encoding fatty acid desaturase DES3, whose translation MRLLYSFPRPRISLRYIWPWSWAVTAPKKMVAMAKKEAELVNGGEPQGKFESANRPPFKIGDVRAAIPSHCWVKDKWRSMSYVLRDVVVIAALALAAGHLNSWIFWHVYWLAQGTMFWAIFVLGHDCGHGSFSDSVRLNNVVGHLLHSAILVPYHGWRISHRTHHQNHGNVDKDESWHPLTEKTYRGMASSSRTLRFRLPFPLFAFPAYLWWRSPGKEGSHFLPNSKLFHPEEKQDVMVSTICWSAMVASLLILSWAYGPVAVLKFYGVPHLVFIMWLDLVTYLHHHGHRERLPWYRGKEWNYLRGGLTTMDRDYGWINNIHHDIGTHVVHHLFPQIPHYNLVEATKAAKPVLGKYYREPEKSGPLPLHLFGVLLRSLRVDHFVSDEGDVVYYQTDPRLYAGWQQKSH comes from the exons ATGAGGCTGTTGTATTCATTTCCTCGTCCCAGGATCTCCCTCCGCTACATCTGGCCCTGGTCTTGGGCTGTGACTGCTCCCAAGAAGATGGTAGCCATGGCGAAGAAAGAAGCGGAACTGGTGAACGGCGGGGAGCCGCAAGGGAAGTTCGAGTCCGCGAACCGCCCGCCGTTCAAGATCGGCGACGTCCGGGCGGCCATACCGAGCCATTGCTGGGTGAAGGACAAATGGCGGTCCATGAGCTACGTCCTTCGCGACGTCGTCGTCATCGCCGCGCTTGCGCTAGCCGCCGGCCATCTTAACAGTTGGATCTTCTGGCATGTCTATTGGCTCGCCCAAGGCACCATGTTTTGGGCCATTTTTGTCCTAGGACATGACTG TGGGCACGGGAGCTTCTCCGACAGTGTGCGGCTGAACAATGTGGTGGGGCACTTGCTTCACTCCGCCATTCTGGTGCCATACCATGGATG GAGGATTAGCCACAGAACTCATCACCAGAACCATGGGAACGTTGACAAGGATGAATCGTGGCACCCG TTAACCGAGAAGACATACAGGGGAATGGCTTCGTCCAGCCGAACGTTGCGTTTCAGGTTACCTTTCCCCTTGTTTGCCTTCCCTGCCTACCTG TGGTGGAGAAGCCCCGGGAAGGAAGGCTCTCACTTCCTGCCCAACAGCAAACTGTTTCATCCGGAGGAGAAACAAGATGTGATGGTATCAACCATCTGCTGGTCAGCCATGGTGGCATCGCTTCTCATTTTGTCCTGGGCGTACGGCCCTGTTGCGGTGCTCAAATTCTACGGCGTACCACACTTG GTCTTCATCATGTGGTTAGATCTGGTTACTTACCTGCACCACCATGGCCACCGCGAAAGGCTCCCCTGGTACCGTGGCAAG GAATGGAACTATCTGCGAGGAGGGCTGACGACAATGGACAGAGACTACGGGTGGATAAACAACATCCACCATGACATCGGAACTCATGTCGTGCACCACCTCTTCCCCCAGATACCACACTACAACCTAGTAGAAGCA ACAAAGGCTGCTAAGCCTGTACTCGGCAAGTATTACCGAGAACCAGAGAAATCTGGGCCTCTTCCACTCCACCTCTTTGGCGTTCTGCTCAGGAGTCTAAGAGTCGATCACTTTGTCAGCGACGAGGGAGATGTTGTCTACTACCAGACCGACCCTCGGCTGTACGCTGGCTGGCAGCAAAAATCCCATTGA